AAAAGGCTACCAATTGGTAGCCTTTTTTACTTGAGTGTCAAAATCTACTATACTACTTGCCAGCCATTTGTTGTTCAGCTAATTCAACTAATTTCTTAGTCATATAACCACCAACATATCCATTTTGTCTAGCTGTTAAGTTTCCTTTGTCAACAGTATCGTAGTTTGCTAATCCTATTTCGTTAGCTATTTCTAACTTCATTTGATTTAAAGCTGCTTTAGCTGCTGGAACTACAGTTTTGTTATTGTTTGACATAGTAAATTTCCTCCTTGGATGATAGTTAACAACATCTTGTGTTGTTATTTATAATGTTCCCTGAAGTTTAAGAAAATATACAAAAGTTTAAAAAATTTATTTATATTTTTTATCAATTTTTATTTTTTTATCTTTACGTATACCTTCTTGTATTCCGTGGGCCTCTCTTAAATAATGTCTGTTTTCAAATTTTATTGTTTGTCTTCCAGTTTCAACTTGATGACCTTTAAGGTTACCAAACTCACTTCTAATATTTGACATAAAATACACCACCTTTATTTAAGATTACTTTTAAGTTGCCCAAATAATTAATTTATTTTTATAGTAATTTTTTGAAATTAAAAAAATAAAGTTTATTAAATAGATTTTTAAAGGAGGTGTGATATGAAATTAAAATCGGGTAGAACTAAATCTTTATTTTCAACTGTATCTTTTTTAATATTAACCATGGTATTGTTATTCGGTATGGTTTATGGAATAAGATACGTCTGTTATAAGCAGGGTGATACAAATATGCCTATATACAAGGTAGATACAGATGATAAAAAAATAAGTTTAAGTTTCGATGTTGCTTGGGGTTCCAATAATATCGATGATATTTTAGAAATATTAGATAAACATAATGCAAAAGCAACTTTCTTTTTAGTAGGAAGCTGGGTAGATGACAACAAAGAATTAGTAAAGAAGATACATAGTAAAGGTCATGAATTAGGAAATCATTCAAATACTCATTCAAATACAACAGCTTTATCAGATGAAGATATAGTAGAAGAGATTCAGATAACATCAGATAAGATATCAAATTTAGTTGGAGAAGAAGTAAGTTTATACAGACCACCATTTGGTGAGGTAGATGATAAAACTATAGACATATGCAAGTCATTAGGATATCAAGTTATAAAGTGGGATATAGATTCATTAGATTGGAAAGAGATAGGTTCGCGCCATATAGTAGATAGAGTTGTTAGAAACTCACAGCCAGGATCTATAGTATTATTTCATGCAAATGTAAATGGTGTGAAATATTATTTAGATGATATATTAACTAAATTAGAAGAAGATAATTATGAAATGGTAACAGTATCAGAGTTAATATACCCAGATAATTATACTGTAGATAGTAATGGTGTTCAAAAAATAAAAAAGTAAGTTGTAATAAAAAGTGTTGTACATAAATATATTTATTATATAGATTTTAAAAATTATGATAAAAGAATATCAATTAACAATTTTGGGGGGATAAAAATGATAACTGTAAAAGAAGATACGAACATAGTTAATTTAAAAGGGAGGATAGAAAATAACTTACAATTTAGTCATGAAATATTTGGAGAAAAATTTTATACTACTAAAATAAAAATAAATAGACTTAGTGATTCATATGATGTTTTACCTATAACTATATCGGAAAGATTATTAGAAGAAATAGATTTAAATGAAAATAAATTAGTTAAAGTTACAGGACAATTAAGATCTTATAACAAAAATATAGATAATAAGAATAGATTAGTATTAACTGTATTCGCAAGAGATATAAAGATAGAAGACGAAGATAATAAAGATCCAAATAGTATATTCTTAGATGGATATGTATGTAAAGAACCAATATACAGAAAAACTCCGCTAGGAAGAGAAATAACTGATTTATTAGTAGCTATAAATAGACCATATAATAAATCTGATTACATACCATCGATAGTATGGGGAAGAAATGCAAAATTTGCTAAGAGTTTAAAAGTTGGCGATAGAATACAAATGTGGGGAAGAGTTCAAAGTAGAGAGTATGAAAAGAAACGTGAAGATGGTGAAGCAATCAAAAAGGTTGCTTATGAAGTTTCTATTTCAAAAATAAAGAAAATGTCAGAAAATAATAATGATTAAAACTTTTTTACCTTGGAATTTACCTATTGAATAGTTACCTCTAATTTATTATAATCTATTCTATGAAATGATAAAACAAAGAGGGGGAGCACTGTGAAAAGCATACTATATCACGATTATGAGCCCAATTCGGATTTAACAGATACTTCTGATGATATAACCTGTTTTTTAGATAAGATAAAGTATACTATAGGCAACCATATATTACTTGTTGGAGATATAGGAAACTTAGGTAACAGACTAAGAACGCTCGGAGTTTCTGTTACAATATTAGAAGATACTTGTTATGAGGATATATGTTATTCCTTAATACGAAATGTAAATTGTAATGTTGTAAAGGGTAACTTAGAATTTTTACCATTTGAAGATAAATATTTTGACAAAGTAATTATATTAGATCATTTTAATCATACTACTAACTGTGAAAGAGTAATAAGCGAGATAAATAGAGTGTTAAAAGTAGATGGAGAAGTTGTATTAGAGGATTTAAATCTAAAGAACATAAAGGTTAAATTAAAGAATTTGAAGCATAGGCTTTGTGGTGAAAACATAAATTATCACTACCCTAATGAAATCATAGATTTATTTTCAAAGGTTAATATTAAAGGTATCATGAAGGAAATAGAGAACGAAAGATATATTTATATAGGTAAGAGAAATAGATAGTAATAAAGTATATAAAGACTAGGTTTTACCTGGTCTTTTATATTTAAAAATAATAAAATAGGAGAAAATATAGTTATGATAATAAATTATAATTTAGTAATAATAGTTATGCTTTTTATAGTACTTATGTCTATTCAATTTACATTAAATAAGATATATGTTTTATTAAAAGAAATTAAAGAAATACTTAATCTAAAAAAAATTAAGGACAAATAATTATGATAAATCTAAAATATATAAAAGATGAAATACAAAACATAGCAGAAGCGATAGAAGCGGTTTTAGAAATAGATGTAACTATAGTTGATGAGGATTTAGTCAGGGTTGCTGGAACTGGTATATATGTACAAAAAATTGGGAAAAAGGTTAATGAATATTCAGTTTTCAAGAAATCATTAATTGAAAAATCAGCTATATTGATAACTGATCCGAGTTGCGATGAAATATGTAAAGAATGTTACTCAAGATTAGATTGTAAAGAGTTCGCAGAAATGTGTTGCCCAATAGTATGTGAAGGAAAATCATATGGAGTAATAGGTCTTATTGCTTTTGATAACAATCAAGCAGATAGAATAAATAAAAATCATGAAAACCTTATCAACTTTTTGGGGAAAATGGCAGATTTAATTTCTAATAAATTAAAAGCACAGATTAAAGCTTATGAATTAGAGTTAGAAAAGAAAAAGTTAGAAACATTATTAGATAGTATGGATAAGGCAATAGTATCTATTGATGTAAAAGGAAATATAGATAGGTATAATTCAAAATTTAAAGAAATATTTAAATTAAGTAATCCTATATGTAGTGAAAATATTTTTGATATATTAGATTTTATGAGTGCAACACCAATCAATAAATTCGAAAAAGAAAAATCTTATAGCTTTTATTATAAAAAAGAAAGATATACTTTAAGAGGGATATATAATATAAACAAGATAGTATTAAATAATGAACTTAAAGGATATGTTATAGATTTTATAGATAAAAAAGATGCTATAAAAAATTATAATAAAATAAATAAAGAATATAAGATAATGCTTGATAATATAATTGGAGAAAGTCAAATTATAAAAAATACAAAAAGTGAAGCATTGATGGCATCAAAGTCAACTTCTACAGTATTGATAATAGGAGAAAGTGGGACAGGCAAGGAGTTATTTGCAAGAGCTATACATAATCATAGTCAAAGAAGTGAAAATCCTTTTATAGCTGTAAATTGTGCAGCTATACCAGATAATTTACTAGAAAGTGAGCTATTTGGATATGAAGAAGGTGCATTTACTGGTGCTAAAAAGGGTGGAAATTTAGGAAAATTTGAACTAGCAGATAAAGGAACTATTTTCTTAGATGAAATAGGAGATATGAGTCTTCATTTGCAAGCAAAGTTACTTAGAGTTTTACAGGAAAAGGAACTTAATAAAATAGGATCTAATTCAAATAAATTAATAGATGTAAGGGTGATAGCTGCTACAAATAAAAATCTTGAAAGTATGGTAAGTAATGGAT
The Romboutsia ilealis genome window above contains:
- a CDS encoding sigma-54-dependent Fis family transcriptional regulator yields the protein MINLKYIKDEIQNIAEAIEAVLEIDVTIVDEDLVRVAGTGIYVQKIGKKVNEYSVFKKSLIEKSAILITDPSCDEICKECYSRLDCKEFAEMCCPIVCEGKSYGVIGLIAFDNNQADRINKNHENLINFLGKMADLISNKLKAQIKAYELELEKKKLETLLDSMDKAIVSIDVKGNIDRYNSKFKEIFKLSNPICSENIFDILDFMSATPINKFEKEKSYSFYYKKERYTLRGIYNINKIVLNNELKGYVIDFIDKKDAIKNYNKINKEYKIMLDNIIGESQIIKNTKSEALMASKSTSTVLIIGESGTGKELFARAIHNHSQRSENPFIAVNCAAIPDNLLESELFGYEEGAFTGAKKGGNLGKFELADKGTIFLDEIGDMSLHLQAKLLRVLQEKELNKIGSNSNKLIDVRVIAATNKNLESMVSNGLFREDLFYRLNVIPINLPSLRERKEDIPLLIDFMVQEYARKLNKDVEYVDESVIDTLIKYRWPGNIRELQNIIEYSVNMSSSNRITMDLLPSKIKRKTTDQVYVETEDIETLDELERREIIKALNKYKGYKKDKDLVAKALGISRATLYRKLDKYNIISK
- a CDS encoding alpha/beta-type small acid-soluble spore protein codes for the protein MSNNNKTVVPAAKAALNQMKLEIANEIGLANYDTVDKGNLTARQNGYVGGYMTKKLVELAEQQMAGK
- a CDS encoding class I SAM-dependent methyltransferase; protein product: MKSILYHDYEPNSDLTDTSDDITCFLDKIKYTIGNHILLVGDIGNLGNRLRTLGVSVTILEDTCYEDICYSLIRNVNCNVVKGNLEFLPFEDKYFDKVIILDHFNHTTNCERVISEINRVLKVDGEVVLEDLNLKNIKVKLKNLKHRLCGENINYHYPNEIIDLFSKVNIKGIMKEIENERYIYIGKRNR
- a CDS encoding polysaccharide deacetylase family protein, with protein sequence MKLKSGRTKSLFSTVSFLILTMVLLFGMVYGIRYVCYKQGDTNMPIYKVDTDDKKISLSFDVAWGSNNIDDILEILDKHNAKATFFLVGSWVDDNKELVKKIHSKGHELGNHSNTHSNTTALSDEDIVEEIQITSDKISNLVGEEVSLYRPPFGEVDDKTIDICKSLGYQVIKWDIDSLDWKEIGSRHIVDRVVRNSQPGSIVLFHANVNGVKYYLDDILTKLEEDNYEMVTVSELIYPDNYTVDSNGVQKIKK
- a CDS encoding single-stranded DNA-binding protein; translation: MITVKEDTNIVNLKGRIENNLQFSHEIFGEKFYTTKIKINRLSDSYDVLPITISERLLEEIDLNENKLVKVTGQLRSYNKNIDNKNRLVLTVFARDIKIEDEDNKDPNSIFLDGYVCKEPIYRKTPLGREITDLLVAINRPYNKSDYIPSIVWGRNAKFAKSLKVGDRIQMWGRVQSREYEKKREDGEAIKKVAYEVSISKIKKMSENNND